One Venenivibrio stagnispumantis genomic region harbors:
- a CDS encoding U32 family peptidase codes for MNKPEILAPVGHYEGLAAVIKAGADAIYMGCGKLNQRALKSEFDINDVKEIRKITQDKGIKQYIVLNSIVFEDDLPFINETLDQLKEIGVDAVIGWDMAVLSGAIQRGITTHLSTMASVSNSQAAKFYESLGVKRIVPAREVKLQGLLDLKEKTNLEIEIFVHGAMCMAVSGRCFLSHDVFETSGNRGECYQVCRHEFEVKITSKNTGTDFILGSDYVLSARDLVTLNFIDRLMWADSWKIEGRNKNPDYAYLVTYAYREARDRILNGEWSTKGYQDLWDLLERAYHREWDSGFYFGEGLFGLNKSIAKEKKLYVGEVIKYYPKISVAEVRIINHPIKIGDTIHIIGKTTGVVRQKVESMQIDRKDITETERGMVIGLKTIDKVREGDKVYLMQEVSEEELLAEKSLR; via the coding sequence ATGAATAAACCTGAAATACTTGCACCTGTTGGACATTATGAAGGGCTTGCTGCTGTAATAAAGGCAGGGGCAGATGCTATATATATGGGCTGTGGAAAATTAAATCAGAGAGCCTTAAAATCTGAATTTGATATAAATGATGTAAAAGAGATTAGAAAAATTACACAAGATAAAGGAATAAAACAGTATATAGTTTTAAACTCAATAGTTTTTGAAGATGATTTGCCATTTATAAATGAAACCTTAGACCAGCTTAAAGAGATAGGAGTAGATGCAGTAATCGGTTGGGATATGGCTGTATTATCCGGAGCCATTCAAAGAGGTATAACAACTCATCTTTCTACAATGGCTTCTGTATCAAACTCACAGGCAGCAAAATTTTATGAATCTCTTGGAGTAAAAAGAATAGTTCCTGCAAGGGAAGTTAAACTGCAAGGATTATTAGACCTTAAAGAAAAAACAAATCTTGAAATAGAAATATTTGTCCATGGAGCAATGTGTATGGCAGTATCCGGAAGATGTTTTTTAAGTCACGATGTTTTTGAAACTTCCGGAAACAGAGGAGAATGTTATCAAGTATGCAGACATGAATTTGAAGTAAAAATAACATCAAAAAATACCGGAACAGATTTTATACTCGGTTCAGATTATGTTTTATCTGCAAGAGATTTAGTTACACTCAATTTTATAGATAGATTAATGTGGGCAGATAGCTGGAAAATAGAAGGCAGAAATAAAAACCCTGATTATGCATATCTTGTAACTTATGCTTACAGAGAAGCAAGAGATAGAATATTAAACGGAGAATGGAGCACAAAAGGTTATCAAGATTTATGGGATTTATTAGAAAGGGCATATCATAGAGAATGGGATAGTGGATTTTATTTCGGAGAAGGGTTATTTGGCTTAAATAAATCTATTGCAAAAGAGAAAAAATTATATGTAGGAGAAGTTATAAAATATTATCCAAAAATATCTGTAGCAGAAGTAAGAATAATAAATCATCCGATTAAAATTGGTGATACAATACATATTATAGGAAAAACTACCGGAGTAGTAAGACAAAAAGTAGAATCAATGCAGATTGATAGAAAAGATATTACAGAAACTGAAAGGGGAATGGTAATAGGCTTAAAAACAATAGATAAAGTAAGAGAAGGAGATAAAGTATATCTTATGCAAGAAGTATCAGAAGAGGAGTTATTGGCAGAAAAATCATTACGATGA